A region from the Pelobates fuscus isolate aPelFus1 chromosome 1, aPelFus1.pri, whole genome shotgun sequence genome encodes:
- the CNPY2 gene encoding protein canopy homolog 2 — MMSRAYSWLLLSFIFVPFISFVFARRGQDLHCGACRALVDEIEWEISQVDPKKTIKKKSFRINPDGTQSATEVPYARSEVHLMELLERVCEKMRDYGEKTDSNTQRKTYVRVLSRDGKTMDASNTNLDSEMISNLKFTCERIVEEYEDELFEFFSHEAENVKDKLCSKRTDLCDHAVHIAHDEL, encoded by the exons ATGATGTCCCGGGCGTACAGCTGGCTGCTTCTTTCTTTTATCTTTGTCCCTTTCATCAGTTTTGTGTTTGCCAGAAGAGGGCAGGATTTACATTGTGGAG CTTGCCGTGCACTTGTTGATGAGATAGAGTGGGAAATTTCACAAGTTGATCCCAAgaagacaattaaaaaaaaatctttccgcATAAACCCAGATGGCACCCAGTCCGCAACCGAG GTACCATATGCCCGCTCAGAAGTTCATCTGATGGAATTACTTGAACGTGTGTGTGAGAAGATGAGAGACTATGGTGAGAAAACAGACTCAAACACTCAACGCAAAACGTATGTGCGTGTTTTATCCCGTGATGGAAAAACAATGGATGCTTCCAACACCAACCTTGACAGTGAAATGATATCCAACCTGAAATTTACG TGTGAACGCATTGTGGAAGAGTATGAAGACGAGCTATTTGAATTCTTTTCACATGAAGCTGAGAATGTTAAGGACAAGCTCTGCAGTAAGCGTACAG ATCTGTGTGATCATGCTGTGCATATAGCTCACGATGAACTTTGA